The following are from one region of the Coffea eugenioides isolate CCC68of chromosome 2, Ceug_1.0, whole genome shotgun sequence genome:
- the LOC113763495 gene encoding uncharacterized protein LOC113763495, translated as MVGSNSTAETAFAKTICSICYEDLKPIVEDLQSISICGHVFHELCLQQWFEYCTNGKKKNCPVCKQTCSNANVGRLYFQSVGDPNDLGLTQKEGNYGENPEELRNEVRRLEGKVIGLSSALEQLQKSSEAVNAELCMYKETVQVEVALKNEALKQKATIQQLMHFKSEELDRSTLECMRLQERNMALAKELAALKLVSDLNLDDDEVLKLACLGNEVNSKETIDVLKKSLVIRNKSYKELMTKCNVLGRGEARSLSKLEKAKDKIKKLKERIQELESVAEVKVNETLRTLKASRKSACEVEKLAKGFDQGSRNDVTSCRDQNKEPVPETEMGISENSSCSLKKRKLNSSGFTSNRGTTDNVVPRKINPANQDQGYFLHNQVENARETFVHLNSCGQLKPLAENGGAAWKSGSRTGDTLSEIQAERHGSMDGASGAVGDTKPNTENRADMVDNNIVILDDDMGLPQSLLNVRKETPLPAVVSQRGNHCFSGGLLGPDGTKWHLGKWCKRNKGQASLSMGLQGSNASTADLIAVGADGRGGRIKVLRSLNQSSLDNRENLTSTKKCKVGDKPSSFQSHGCLQIEHFFGRASQ; from the exons ATGGTTGGCAGCAATAGTACGGCGGAGACGGCGTTTGCCAAGACCATCTGCTCAATCTGTTATGAAGACCTCAAACCCATTGTCGAAGACCTTCAATCCATCTCCATCTGCGGCCACGTTTTTCACGAGCTTTG TCTTCAGCAATGGTTCGAGTATTGCACAAAtgggaagaagaagaattgTCCCGTATGCAAGCAGACTTGTTCCAATGCAAATGTGGGTCGTCTTTATTTTCAATCTGTTGGGGATCCGAATGACCTGGGTTTAACTCAGAAAGAAGGGAATTATGGGGAGAATCCCGAGGAATTGCGGAATGAAGTGAGGAGATTGGAAGGGAAGGTTATAGGGCTTAGCTCAGCTTTGGAGCAGTTACAGAAGAGTTCTGAAGCTGTCAATGCTGAG CTGTGCATGTATAAGGAAACGGTCCAAGTAGAGGTGGCTTTAAAGAATGAAGCTCTAAAGCAGAAAGCTACCATCCAGCAACTGATGCATTTCAAATCTGAG GAGTTGGACCGATCAACTCTGGAGTGCATGAGGCTTCAGGAAAGGAATATGGCCTTAGCCAAGGAACTTGCAGCACTGAAGCT AGTATCTGATTTGAACTTGGATGACGATGAGGTTCTGAAGCTTGCATGCTTGGGTAATGAGGTCAACAGCAAAGAGACTATTGATGTTCTGAAGAAATCATTGGTCATCCGTAACAA GAGCTACAAAGAATTGATGACTAAGTGCAATGTGCTTGGAAGAGGAGAGGCTCGGTCTCTTAGTAAACTAGAGAAGGCTAAAGATAAGATAAAGAAGCTGAAG GAAAGGATCCAGGAACTTGAATCTGTTGCTGAAGTAAAAGTTAATGAAactttgagaactttgaaagcTTCTAGAAAATCTgcttgtgaggtagaaaaactTGCTAAGGGTTTCGACCAGGGTAGCAGAAATGACGTAACTTCATGCAGAGATCAAAACAAGGAACCTGTTCCGGAAACAGAAATGGGCATATCGGAGAATTCATCTTGTTCACTAAAGAAAAGGAAGCTTAACTCTTCTGGATTTACAAGTAATAGAGGTACAACTGATAATGTGGTTCCCAGGAAAATTAACCCAGCTAATCAGGATCAAGGCTACTTCTTGCATAATCAAGTTGAGAATGCGAGGGAGACTTTTGTTCACTTGAACTCGTGTGGACAATTGAAACCTTTAGCTGAAAATGGAGGGGCAGCCTGGAAGAGTGGCTCAAGGACAGGGGACACACTAAGTGAAATCCAAGCTGAGCGACATGGCAGCATGGACGGAGCATCAGGTGCAGTGGGAGATACAAAGCCTAATACCGAGAACAGAGCAGATATGGTGGATAATAACATCGTAATACTAGATGATGACATGGGATTACCTCAGTCTTTGCTGAATGTTAGAAAAGAAACTCCATTACCAGCTGTAGTTTCCCAGCGAG GAAATCACTGTTTCTCTGGGGGGTTGCTAGGTCCTGATGGGACTAAATGGCACTTGGGGAAATGGTGCAAGAGGAATAAGGGTCAAGCATCTCTGTCTATGGGACTGCAAGGTTCAAATGCAAGTACGGCAGACTTGATTGCTGTTGGAGCTGATGGTAGGGGTGGCAGAATTAAAGTTTTGAGATCTCTCAATCAGTCATCATTG GATAACAGAGAAAATCTTACAAGCACAAAGAAATGCAAAGTGGGAGACAAACCAAGTAGTTTCCAGTCTCATGGGTGCTTGCAAATAGAGCACTTCTTCGGAAGGGCAAGTCAATAG
- the LOC113759261 gene encoding 1-aminocyclopropane-1-carboxylate synthase-like, which yields MAITIVTEITNLRRRIPPRGIEQMEQLLSKIATNEQHGENSSYFHGWKAYDNDPYHPNQNPNGVIQLGLAENQLSFDLVEEWITKHPSASICTSEGVQMFRDIAIFQDYHGLPQFRNAVARFMGKVRGGRVSFDPARIVLAGGATGASELITFCLADPGDAFLVPTPYYPAFDRDLKWRTGIQLIPVICESSNNFKITKEALEEAFENAQKSSIKVKGVIIANPSNPLGTTVERETQITLVNFINEKQIHLVCDEIYSATIFSRPNFISIAEIIEEVDCNRDLIHIIYSLSKDMGFPGFRVGIVYSYNDAVVNCGRKMSSFGLVSSQTQHFLASMLSDDEFVDDFLKTSSMRLAKRHQTFTSGLEEVGIKCLNSNAGLFCWMDLRPLLKEPTFEAEMVLWRLIIHKVKLNVSPGFSFHCVEPGWFRVCFANMDDETLEIALKRIRIFIQATDKKSDVPAKKSKQWQKNLRLSFSGGSRCEYEESLKSPSVMSPHSPMSPAQLVQTRT from the exons ATGGCCATTACAATAGTCACAGAAATTACAAATTTACGAAGAAGGATT CCGCCTAGAGGGATTGAGCAGATGGAGCAACTTTTGTCCAAGATTGCCACCAACGAACAGCATGGAGAGAACTCTTCTTATTTTCATGGATGGAAAGCATATGATAATGACCCTTACCACCCTAATCAAAATCCCAATGGGGTTATTCAGCTGGGACTTGCTGAAAATCAG TTGTCCTTTGACTTGGTGGAGGAATGGATTACAAAACATCCGTCAGCATCCATTTGCACCAGCGAAGGAGTACAAATGTTCAGGGACATAGCCATCTTCCAGGATTATCATGGCTTGCCTCAATTCAGAAAT GCTGTGGCAAGGTTTATGGGGAAAGTAAGAGGAGGCAGAGTCAGCTTTGATCCAGCTAGAATCGTGCTGGCTGGAGGAGCAACAGGAGCTAGTGAGCTCATCACCTTTTGTTTGGCCGATCCTGGGGATGCATTTTTGGTTCCTACACCTTATTATCCAGC ATTTGATCGAGACCTAAAATGGAGAACCGGAATACAGCTAATTCCAGTCATCTGCGAGAGCTCAAACAATTTCAAGATCACCAAAGAAGCGCTGGAGGAGGCATTTGAAAATGCTCAAAAATCCAGCATCAAAGTCAAAGGCGTGATAATTGCAAATCCATCTAATCCACTGGGCACCACTGTGGAGAGAGAGACGCAAATAACATTGGTAAACTTCATCAATGAGAAACAAATCCACCTGGTTTGCGACGAAATATATTCGGCGACCATCTTCAGCCGTCCGAATTTCATTAGTATAGCTGAAATCATAGAAGAAGTGGATTGCAACCGGGACCTCATTCATATAATCTATAGCTTGTCCAAGGACATGGGCTTCCCTGGATTCAGGGTTGGCATCGTTTACTCCTATAACGATGCAGTCGTAAACTGTGGTCGGAAAATGTCCAGTTTCGGACTAGTCTCCTCACAAACACAACACTTTCTGGCCTCAATGCTATCGGATGATGAATTCGTTGACGATTTTCTTAAAACAAGCTCCATGAGACTTGCAAAAAGACATCAAACATTTACCAGCGGGCTTGAAGAAGTCGGGATAAAGTGTTTGAACAGCAATGCAGGTCTTTTCTGTTGGATGGATTTACGGCCATTGCTCAAAGAACCCACGTTCGAGGCAGAAATGGTGCTTTGGAGGTTGATCATACATAAAGTCAAGCTCAATGTCTCTCCAGGCTTTTCGTTTCATTGCGTTGAACCCGGTTGGTTTAGGGTTTGCTTTGCTAATATGGATGATGAAACTTTAGAGATCGCGCTAAAAAGGATAAGGATCTTCATCCAAGCGACAGACAAGAAATCAGATGTGCCTGCGAAGAAGTCGAAACAGTGGCAAAAGAATCTCAGGCTTAGTTTCTCTGGGGGAAGTAGATGTGAATATGAAGAAAGCCTGAAGTCACCTAGTGTGATGTCTCCTCATTCTCCTATGTCTCCGGCACAGCTGGTCCAGACCAGGACATAG
- the LOC113759262 gene encoding uncharacterized protein LOC113759262: MGGNVVVLLHVLNACFAVLGYFLLVAAPEPVKQSFANAVKLKEFTFLGQGEDPLDLKKCFIDINNRQAREDSAIRQGELVAERFGIGVTAEAQSIFYALSKTLPVRWDKTTIVVMNEVRITSPYLPESVLGGTPAANELVEKVLEFERKRLQTHYAGQ, translated from the exons ATGGGTGGAAATGTTGTCGTCCTCCTCCACGTGCTCAATGCTTGCTTTGCGGTGTTGG GCTATTTTCTCCTTGTGGCTGCTCCTGAACCGGTGAAGCAGTCATTTGCTAATGCAGTC AAACTAAAGGAGTTTACTTTTTTGGGTCAAGGTGAAGACCCTCTTGATCTCAAGAAATGTTTTATTGATATTAATAATCGTCAAGCCAGAGAAGACTCTGCTATTAG GCAAGGTGAGTTGGTGGCTGAAAGATTTGGGATTGGTGTTACAGCTGAAGCTCAGAGCATTTTTTATGCTCTGTCCAAAAC GCTTCCAGTGCGCTGGGACAAGACTACTATAGTTGTGATGAATGAAGTGCGCATTACTAGCCCATATCTTCCTGAGTCCGTCCTTGGAGGAACTCCAGCTGCCAATGAGCTAGTGGAGAAAGTG CTTGAGTTTGAGAGGAAGAGATTACAAACTCACTATGCTGGTCAATGA